In Bradyrhizobium sp. 200, the sequence CGGCTCTGTCTTCAGGTCGATCTGATCCGGATGGATTTTCCGGCGATGATTCCGGCGATGAACGCGGCCCGTATCGACGGAATTGATACCGGCATGTTCTGGACCGAGGAGCGCTCGAAGCTGATGTACATGGTGCCCTACGCAACGCAGGCGATCTCCGTGGTCGTTGCTCCCGACAGCGGCACGAAAATTGCTACCGAACAGGATCTGATCGGAAAGTCATCCGCCGTCGAGGTCAGCAGCTATCAGATGAACTGGCTCAAGAAGCTAAGCGACGCCAGCGTCGCAAAGGGCGGTACGGCGGTCGAGATGCGTACGTTTCCTACAGCCACCAACGTCGTCAGCGCGCTTCTCGCCAGGCAGGTGGACAACGCGCTGTTGGTCGACAGCGTCGCTCGCGATCTCGTTAGCCGCGGTCGCGTCACGGAAGTCTTGAGCGGGCTCGGCATGGCCCGTACTGCGCTTGCCTTTCGCAACAAGACGGCGGCCAATGCCGTCGTCAACGTGCTGAACGCCATGCGTAGCGACGGCAGCTATCAGGCGCTGTTCGACAAGTTCGGTCTGACCAGCCTGCCGGTCGAGCAGCCGTTTGCAATCGTCGGCCCCGGTCCGGCCTGACATAGGGAGGCGAGCCAATGTCCCATTTCAATCTGGCAGCCAGTGTGGACTACTTCTTCAACTACTTCCTGATGAAAGGCGTGCTCGTCACCATTGGTCTGACGGCTGCGGGGGTTGTTGGCGGGCTCATCCTCGGGATGGGCATCGCGCTGATGCGCATGTCACCCAATGCGGTGCTCAGCGGCGTCGCCCGGTTCTACATCTGGTTCTTTCGAGGCACGCCGCTGTTGATTCAACTGGTGGTCATCTACAGCGGCCTGCCGCAGCTGGGAATCAAGTTTGACGTGATCACGTGTGCCCTGGTCGGATTGATCCTCAATGAAGCCGCTTATCTTGCCGAGATCGTGCGCAGCGGTTTCATGGCGGTGTCGCCCGGGCAGCGGGAAGCCGCGTGGGCCTTGAGTCTGCCGAGATCGGTGACGTTCCGGCGCATCATGCTTCCGCAAGCCTTTCGCCTGATGATCCCGCCGCTCGGCAACTCCATCAATTCGCTGCTGAAGGCGACATCGCTTGCGTCGGTCATTTCCGTCGAGGAAATCATGCGCCGGAGCGACATGCTGATGCAGGAGCATTTTCAGATCCTCGAAGTCTATGCGGCTGCCACCGCCTATTATCTGATCCTCACCTCGGTTTGGGATGCGGTCCAGCGTCGCCTGGAAAAACACTTCAGCCGTTCGACGACGGCAAAATCACCGAGAGCCGTCGCGAAGGCGCCAACGCCGCAAACCGGCCTTGAGGCCAGAGCTTGAGACCGCCGGGCAGGAATTCTTGTTGCCAAGAACCGATTCGCGACCGCGAGCAGCAGCTCCGGTTCGCGCACCACTGAGGAGTGCATCGATGGCAATCGACATTGACGGTGAAGCGGGGCGGCCGCGCATGCGCGAGGTGCCGGCGGTTCGGATGGAAGCGGTCTACAAATATTACGGCGAATTTACAGCCTTGAACGAGATCGATCTCAAGGTGGAGAGAGGCGAGAGGATCGTCGTCTGCGGCCCGTCGGGTTCGGGGAAGTCGACGCTGATCCGCTGCATCAACCATATCGAAAAGCACGATCAGGGGCTGATCTACGTCAACGGCACCGAGCTCGATCATCAGCGCAAGAACATCGACGCCATCCGCCGGGACACCGGCATGGTGTTCCAGAGTTTCAACCTGTTTCCGCACATGACGACTCTGGAGAACTGTATCCTGGCGCCGATGACGGTGAACGGCATGACGAAAGCGGAGGCCAAGGATCTCGCCATGCATTTTTTGACCAAGGTCCGCATTCCGGATCAGGCCGACAAGTTTCCTGGCCAGCTCTCGGGTGGACAGCAGCAGCGCGTCGCCATTGCGCGCGCGCTTTGCCTGCGGCCAAAGATCATGCTGTTCGACGAGCCGACCTCGGCACTCGATCCGGAGATGGTCAAGGAAGTGTTGGAGACGATGAAGAAGCTGGCGGAAGAGGGCATGACCATGCTCTGCGTCACCCACGAGATGGGTTTTGCCCGCGAGGTCGCGGACCGTATCGTGTTCATGAACGAGGGAAAAATCGTCGAACAGGCGGCTCCCGAAGAGTTCTTCAATCATCCGAGATCCGAGCGGGCAAGGGCGTTCCTCGACCAGATCATTCATTAGATCATCGCTCGCCAGCAAGGCAGATTGGCATCGAGGAGACGGAGGCATTCGGCGAGGCCATGACGACCCGATCATTCAACGATCGCCTGCGCGGCATTCATGCAGCGACGATCGTGCCGATGAACTCCGATTTCTCGATCGATGAGCGCGCGCTGGCGACACATTTATCGCAGGTCGTATCCGTGCCCGGGATCAACGGGTTGCTTGTCAATGGCCATGCCGGCGAGAACTTCATGCTGTCGCTCGCCGAGAAGCTGCGCATTGTGGAGATAGCGCGCGAGCATTCGCCCAGGGACTGCCTGATCGTCTCCGGCGTCAATCACGAGGCCAGCCTGGAGGCGGCGCGTGAAGCGGCCGCGCTCGAGAAGGTCGGCGCGGATGGGTTATTGGTGTTTCCTCCAAACAGCTGGGCGCTCGCGCATGCCGGCACCTGCGTCATCGAGCATCACCAACGCATACGGGATGTGACATCCGTGCCGCTGATGCTCTATGGCGCGCCCGTGAGCGCGGGGGCCATGGCCTATTCGCAGCCGGTTTTGCAGCAGCTGGTGGCGGATCGCCGCTTCGTCGCGATCAAGGAGGGTAGCTGGGAAGTATCAGCCTATGAGCAGAATCTGCGGCTGATCCGCAGGCTCCGCCCTGACTTCGCCGTGCTGAGTTCGGGAGATGAACATCTCCTGACGAGCTACATTATCGGAAGTGGGGGCAGTCAGGTGAGCTTGGCGGCTGTCGTCCCCGAGCTTGTGGTCAGCCTCTGGAAGGCGGCCGAGGCTGGGAATTGGGCGCAGGCGCGAGTCATGCACGAGAAGCTTTATCCGCTGGCCGTTGCGATCTATCGCGATGCGCCGCCGGGGCGCGCGACGGCGCGCCTCAAGGCATGTCTGAAGCTTCTCGGGCGGCTTTCGAGCGACGCGTTGCGTCCGCCACATCTGCCGGTGAGCTCGACCGAACTGCAAGCACTTGATCTGGCGCTGCACATGGCCGGCGCTCTTGAGGTTCGTTCTGGATGATGCTGGCCGGAGCTGGCTTAAACTTCCTCATGATGGGTTGAAACGAGAGGTCAATTCTTTCAATCACTTAGTATCCGGCGTGTGCAGGATGTGTGCACCGGGAGATCAAAGAAAATCTAGCGACTGACTGCTCTTGAACTAGCGGGTAGACGCGATTTCGGTATGACGCAATGGATGCCCTTGTTGCCGTCAACCATTTGGGTGACTCTCAGGTCAGCTGCAATCGAGCAGAGCGTGTAAGCATCCTGGGCGCTGAGTCCCGTATGGTCCCTGATCAACACGATCATGTCGCGCAAGGCTGCTTTCGCAGCGTCGTCGAGATCCTCGTCGAACCCCATTGTAATCCAATCCGCAGACGTTTCGGCACGGGGCGACTTCAGCTGGAGATCACGGCGGATGTGGAACTCGAACGTTCCTGTCAGGGCGGCCTCGATGGCGGTGAGGCAGACCTCTCCGTCGCCTTGAAGAGCATGACCGTCGCCCGCGGAAAACAGCGCACCGGTTACGAAGATCGGAAAGTAGACGGTGCTGCCAACGCCGAGTTCCTTGTTGTCCATGTTTCCGCCGAATGCCCGCGGCTCCTTGGAGGAGAGTCTTCCCCAACTCGCCGGTGGCGCCACGCCGAAATTGCCGAAGAAGGGGCTGAGCGGCAGTTCCTGGCCCCACGGTAATCGGGCGACGTTGCGCGCGCAGTCGAGCGGGATGTGGATGCGGCGAAATTCGGGAAAATCCTCCGGTAAGGTGCCGAGCATCGGGACCTGCAAATTCCAGCCCCAATCGGCGCGCAACTGGATGTCCAGAACGCGCACCTCGAGCACATCGCCGGGCTCGGCACCCTCTATGTGAATTGGTCCTGTCAGAAGATGCGGGCCCGGCCCCCGAAATGTGCTCTTCAGTACTTCCCTGTGTCCGGGAACGACGCTGAAGCCGAGCGAAGGGTCGGGAATATCGTCGGGCTCGCCGGAAAGGGTCTCAATGGTGACGCGATCCCCGGAAGCAATCCGGAGAACCGGCTTCAATCGCCCGTCCCAAAGTCCCCACTGCACGTTGCCTAGCGTCGATGCCAAATGATGATCCATCATTGTTCCTCAACCCTTGACTGCGCCAAGCGTCAGCCCGCGCACAATGTGCCGCTGCAGCACGAACACGACGGCGAGGACCGGCAATAGAGCCGTCATGCCGACGACCGCCATTTCACCCCAGCGCACGCCCTGACTTGTGATCAATTTGGGGATCGACACCGGCAGCGTCTGCACGGCCTTGCCGCCCAGCATGAAGGCGAACAGAAACTCATTCCATGCGAAGATGAAGCAAAGCACGGCGGTCGCGACGATGCCGCTGCGCAGCAAGGGAAATACGATCCGCCGGAAAATCTGGACGCGCGACCATCCCTCGAGGGTCGCAGCTTCCTCCAGTTCGACAGGAAGATCGCGACAGAAGCTGCGCAGCACCCAGACATAGAACGACAGATTGAACGTCATGTAGGCCAGTGTAAGCCCGATGAAGGTATCGAGCAGTCCAAGGCGGGCGAAGATCAGATAAAAGGGAATGACGAGGCAGACCGGAGGCGCCATCCGGGTTGCCAGAATGAACAGAAACAGGTCATCCTTCAATTTCATCTCGAAGCGCGCGAACGCGTAAGCCGCGGGCGTGCCTATGATCACGACGAACGCGGTCGAGACGAGACAGAGACCGAACGAAGTCAGCAAGCTCCAGTGAAAGCCTTGCGCGAGCACGTATTTGAAATGCTCAAGCGTTGGCGCAAACAGCCATACGGTAGGCCGCGCGAACATCGCATCGTTCGGCTTCACCATCATCGACGCCATCCAGAAGATCGGGAACAGCACCACGGCGGCGTAGGCGATCGCAATCGAGGTCCAGAGCATGGCTCTGGGATTTTCAGCGCTGTCGGGAGTTTCGGCCATCATGCTCCTCAGAAAGCGTTCAGTCGCTTTTTCGCGACCTGATAGAAAATGTTGCAGAACACGAAGAACGCAATCCAAACCAGTACCGCGAGCGCTGAGGCTTCCCCGATGTTCCAGAATTCGAAAGTCATCTTGTTGGCGAGAATGCTCGGCGTCTCGGTTGAAATGCCGGGCCCACCTCCAGTCAGAATGTAGACGGTATCGAACACCTTGAAGGCGTCGATCAGGCGCAACAATCCAATGACCACCAAAAGCGGGGCGAGCATGGGCAGCGTGATGTGAAAGAAGACCTGCACGCCATTGGCGCCGTCCACCGCTGCGGCGCGATAGGGTCCAAGCGGCAATGCCTGCAGCCCGGCGAAAAACGCAAGCATCATGAACGGAGTCCACTGCCAGATGTCGACAAAGACCAGTGCGTAAAGCGCGAGACCGGGCGAGGCGAAGGCAGAGGTTTGGCCGATCAGGTGAAATCGCTCCAGCACATTGTAGGAGATAAGGCCCCACGATCCCGCCAACATGATCTTCCACAACAGCCCGACGACAATCGGCGCCATCATGGTGGGCATGAAAAGGAGCGGGATCAGGATCGATCGCCCCTTTACGTGCTGGTTGAGCACCAATGCCCCGACGAGGCCGAGCATGAATTCGATGGGGACGGCAATGCCAACAAAGACCAGTGCCACGCCGATCGAATTCCAGAAGCGGGTATCGCTCAGCAAGTGAAGATAGTTGTCAAAGCCGATGAAATCGGTGACACGTCCGAACTTTGCTGCATGGAAACTCAGATAAACCGTGTAGATGAACGGAACCAGCGACACCAGGGTCAGCGTGATCATCGTCGGCGCAATCAGCAGATACGGATACCAGAAGCGCTCGCGGGACGCTCTGGCGGCATTCGCCGGCATGGCTTCGGTGATGCTCGTCAACGCGATTCTCCGGCTGCGAGGTCCACGGCCGGAGACGACATGATGCGCCTCCGGCTCGCTGTTCATTCAAACTGTAAGTTCCGGCACGTAACTCGCGAACAGGTGCGCTACAGCAGACAGCTCGTGCAGAGCTTCAGCATCTCCGCCTGTCCCTTCTTGGCGGCATCCGCGGGACTGATTTTACCGAGGCCGACCTCCTGGGCGATGCTGCTCAGCATGTCGTAGAGCTCGTAGTATTTCGGCATCTTCGGTTTGGCGGATGAAATTTCGAGCGTCGATTCCATCGCCGCGAACAGCGTCTTGTTCGGATTGTCTTTGATGGCTGGCAGCGCCCACGAGCTTGACCGGATCGGGACGCCGCCCTGGCCGAGTTCGATCAGCTTGTCCTGCTGCTTCTTGTCGGCGAGCCATTCCAGAAACAGGAAAGTCGGCTCCGCATTCTTGCTGGCGGCGCTGATCACGGTGACCGAAGGCTCGGCCTCGGCGCTGCGGACGGTGCTGCCCGCCTTCACGGGCACTGGCGCATAGACGAATTTGCCGGCGAAAGGCGAAACGCCGGGTTTGTCGACGCCCAGTACAAAATCGGACCAGGCAATGGTCTGCGCGGCGATGCCGTTGCCCATCACGGTCGGTACGTCGACCAGCGAATACTCGGCGATGCCGGGCGGTGCGAATTTCCAAAGCTGTGCCCACATACCCAGCGCGGCGACGTTCTCCGGCGTGTCGAAGTTCGGCTTGCCGGCGGCGTCGACAATATCGCCGCCGTAATTTTTCATGAAGTTGTTCCACAGCACGCCAAAGGTCGAGCCGCCCTTGATACCTTCGAGCACGATGCCGTAGAAATCGCTTGCGAGCGGTTTGCCCGCGAGCTTCTCGCCTTTTTTGCGGGTGAAGAACTCGGCAATGTCGCGCATCTGCTCAATGGTCTTGGCAGGGGCGAGGTCATAACCATACTTGGCCTTGAACGCGGTCTGTTCTTCCAGATCGCTCAGCAGGTCGCCGCGGGCCCAGTAGACCTGATTATAGTTCCAGTTGATGAAAGCGTACTGCTTGTCCTTGGCGAAGGCCGCGGTCTTGTACGGCCGCTGGATGAAGTCGGCGGTGGCTAGATTCGGATCGGCCAGTTTGGGATTCTTCACAAGGTCGTCGATCGGGCGAATCACGCCGGCCGAGAGCATTGGTCCGAGCTGGAAGCCATGCATCATTACCGCGTCATAGTAGCCACGGCCCGACAGCATATCGGCTTGGCCTTTGTTAATAACCTCAAAATGATTGAGCAGTTCCCATTCGACCTTGATGCCGGTCTCCTTCTCGAATTCGGGAACGATCTTCGACAACGCCTCCTGCAGCGGCGTGATCTCGTCGAGCACGCGAATGGTGGTGCCCTTGTAGGGCTTCGCCGCTTCCGCATAAAAACTCCCGCTTTGGGCCCGGACCAGTGAGCCAGAGAATGTGGTCGCCGCGATCAACGTGGCCGAGGCCGCAAAGCCGGCGCCGAGATACCAGGTCATGCTTCTCATCGCTTTTTCCTCTCGGTTACAGTTCAGTTTGATTGGATGGGTGCGCCAACGTCGCGCCCGTGACGCCGTCGAACAAGGTCATCGCGTCGTCTGGAAACACGATGCCGACCGTTTTGCCGACGCTACCTGCGCCGTTTGCGGTGGCCATTGTCGCCTTCACCTTCACGAGCAGGCCGCCCATATCGACCGTGACGATGGCGTGCTTTCCGAACGGCTCGTTCGAATAGATCTCCCCCGATATAGCGCCGGCCGTTTCGATGGCCGCGAGCCGCAGGCGGTTTGGTCGTACGCCCAGCGTAACATTCTCACTGCCCGCAAGAGCGGCGGCAGCCGCGAGCGGCGAGGGCAGGGCGAGGCTCATGCCGCGCCGCTGAAAGTACAGCACGCCGCTGTCGCGGAGAGCGCCGGGAATCAGGTTCATCGGGGGATCGCCGAACAGGCGTGCAACCTGGACGCTCGCCGGTCGCAACCAGATATCTTCCGATGTTCCGACCTGCTCGACCCGTCCGCCATCGATCACGACAATGCGGTCGGCGACGGAGAGAGCCTCGGTTCCGTCAGGCGTTGACCAGATGACAGGTGCCGGCTGCGCAGTCAGCCGGCGGCGCAGTTCGCCACGTAATTTGTGGCGCAGCTTGGCGTCGAGGTGGGAGATCGGTTCGTCCAGCAGGAAGAGCGCGGGTGTCTGCACCAGGGCGCGTGCCAATGCCGCCCGCTGCTTCTGTCCGCCCGAAAGTGCTCCCGGCAGCCGGCCGTCGAACTGACCGATTTCGAGCAGTTCGAGTGTCTCGTCGACGCGGCGATTGGCCGACACCAGATCCGTCTGACCGGTGGACCGGTTCGGCGCTTGCAATGGTGAAAGCGCGTTCTGCCGGACTGTGAGGTGCGGATAGAGCGCGTAGGATTCAAACAGGAATGCGACACCGCGCAACCCAGCCGGTTTCCCGGCCAGGTCCTGCCCGCGCAGCAGCAGCGTGCCCGTATCGGGTCGCTCCAATCCTGCCAGGATACGACAAAAAGTCGTTTTCCCCGCGCCAGATGGTCCCGTGAGCGCTACCAACTCGCCTGGTGCGACATCGATGCCCATGTCCGTGAGCACCCGCGTATGAAAGCTCTTTGAAACGCCGCGCACGGTCAGGCCGGTGCCGACCGCGTCGGCCGTTGCGATCGCCGGTGACGCTGGTTTCACGCGCGCATTCATGCCGCCACCGCGAGGTTGCGGCCGCTGCCGGTATCGAAGACCAGGACGCGATCCGGATCGATTCGCAGCCGGACGCTGTCGCCGGCGCGCCAGGACGACGGTCCGGCAGTCTCTGCAACGACGGTATCGGCTATGCCGTCTAGCCTGATCGTCAGAACGTCCGCATCGCCGCGGGGCTCACGATAGACCACCATACCTTTCGCACCGACGTCCTCCGTTGCCGGACGTAAACCGATGTGCTCCGGACGAATGCCGGCCGTAACGGCAGCGTCGCTGTGTTGCGCCAACTGACGCACGCGGCGTTTGTCGAGAACCGTCGACCAGCCGCGACCGACGAGTCTATCATCGGTCAACTCCGCAGCGAGAAGATTCATCGGCGGCTCACCGATAAAATTGGCCACGAAAAGATTGGCCGGCCGTTCGTAGAGATCCTGTGGCGTACCCACCTGCTGCAGTTCGCCGGCGCTCATCACCGCGATACGGTCCGCCATAGCGGTCGCTTCGGTCTGATCGTGGGTAACCAGGATGGATGTAACTTGCCGCAGTTTTTGCAGCCGCTTGAT encodes:
- a CDS encoding ABC transporter substrate-binding protein; the encoded protein is MFSKLLRTGAVATLIFSSAAAHAACTPAISDENLIAPGKLQLSINPTNPPQQFVDKDGQLQGLNVELAQELSKRLCLQVDLIRMDFPAMIPAMNAARIDGIDTGMFWTEERSKLMYMVPYATQAISVVVAPDSGTKIATEQDLIGKSSAVEVSSYQMNWLKKLSDASVAKGGTAVEMRTFPTATNVVSALLARQVDNALLVDSVARDLVSRGRVTEVLSGLGMARTALAFRNKTAANAVVNVLNAMRSDGSYQALFDKFGLTSLPVEQPFAIVGPGPA
- a CDS encoding amino acid ABC transporter permease; the protein is MSHFNLAASVDYFFNYFLMKGVLVTIGLTAAGVVGGLILGMGIALMRMSPNAVLSGVARFYIWFFRGTPLLIQLVVIYSGLPQLGIKFDVITCALVGLILNEAAYLAEIVRSGFMAVSPGQREAAWALSLPRSVTFRRIMLPQAFRLMIPPLGNSINSLLKATSLASVISVEEIMRRSDMLMQEHFQILEVYAAATAYYLILTSVWDAVQRRLEKHFSRSTTAKSPRAVAKAPTPQTGLEARA
- a CDS encoding amino acid ABC transporter ATP-binding protein produces the protein MAIDIDGEAGRPRMREVPAVRMEAVYKYYGEFTALNEIDLKVERGERIVVCGPSGSGKSTLIRCINHIEKHDQGLIYVNGTELDHQRKNIDAIRRDTGMVFQSFNLFPHMTTLENCILAPMTVNGMTKAEAKDLAMHFLTKVRIPDQADKFPGQLSGGQQQRVAIARALCLRPKIMLFDEPTSALDPEMVKEVLETMKKLAEEGMTMLCVTHEMGFAREVADRIVFMNEGKIVEQAAPEEFFNHPRSERARAFLDQIIH
- a CDS encoding dihydrodipicolinate synthase family protein, whose protein sequence is MTTRSFNDRLRGIHAATIVPMNSDFSIDERALATHLSQVVSVPGINGLLVNGHAGENFMLSLAEKLRIVEIAREHSPRDCLIVSGVNHEASLEAAREAAALEKVGADGLLVFPPNSWALAHAGTCVIEHHQRIRDVTSVPLMLYGAPVSAGAMAYSQPVLQQLVADRRFVAIKEGSWEVSAYEQNLRLIRRLRPDFAVLSSGDEHLLTSYIIGSGGSQVSLAAVVPELVVSLWKAAEAGNWAQARVMHEKLYPLAVAIYRDAPPGRATARLKACLKLLGRLSSDALRPPHLPVSSTELQALDLALHMAGALEVRSG
- a CDS encoding acetamidase/formamidase family protein, producing MMDHHLASTLGNVQWGLWDGRLKPVLRIASGDRVTIETLSGEPDDIPDPSLGFSVVPGHREVLKSTFRGPGPHLLTGPIHIEGAEPGDVLEVRVLDIQLRADWGWNLQVPMLGTLPEDFPEFRRIHIPLDCARNVARLPWGQELPLSPFFGNFGVAPPASWGRLSSKEPRAFGGNMDNKELGVGSTVYFPIFVTGALFSAGDGHALQGDGEVCLTAIEAALTGTFEFHIRRDLQLKSPRAETSADWITMGFDEDLDDAAKAALRDMIVLIRDHTGLSAQDAYTLCSIAADLRVTQMVDGNKGIHCVIPKSRLPASSRAVSR
- a CDS encoding carbohydrate ABC transporter permease — its product is MAETPDSAENPRAMLWTSIAIAYAAVVLFPIFWMASMMVKPNDAMFARPTVWLFAPTLEHFKYVLAQGFHWSLLTSFGLCLVSTAFVVIIGTPAAYAFARFEMKLKDDLFLFILATRMAPPVCLVIPFYLIFARLGLLDTFIGLTLAYMTFNLSFYVWVLRSFCRDLPVELEEAATLEGWSRVQIFRRIVFPLLRSGIVATAVLCFIFAWNEFLFAFMLGGKAVQTLPVSIPKLITSQGVRWGEMAVVGMTALLPVLAVVFVLQRHIVRGLTLGAVKG
- a CDS encoding sugar ABC transporter permease, with amino-acid sequence MTSITEAMPANAARASRERFWYPYLLIAPTMITLTLVSLVPFIYTVYLSFHAAKFGRVTDFIGFDNYLHLLSDTRFWNSIGVALVFVGIAVPIEFMLGLVGALVLNQHVKGRSILIPLLFMPTMMAPIVVGLLWKIMLAGSWGLISYNVLERFHLIGQTSAFASPGLALYALVFVDIWQWTPFMMLAFFAGLQALPLGPYRAAAVDGANGVQVFFHITLPMLAPLLVVIGLLRLIDAFKVFDTVYILTGGGPGISTETPSILANKMTFEFWNIGEASALAVLVWIAFFVFCNIFYQVAKKRLNAF
- a CDS encoding extracellular solute-binding protein — protein: MRSMTWYLGAGFAASATLIAATTFSGSLVRAQSGSFYAEAAKPYKGTTIRVLDEITPLQEALSKIVPEFEKETGIKVEWELLNHFEVINKGQADMLSGRGYYDAVMMHGFQLGPMLSAGVIRPIDDLVKNPKLADPNLATADFIQRPYKTAAFAKDKQYAFINWNYNQVYWARGDLLSDLEEQTAFKAKYGYDLAPAKTIEQMRDIAEFFTRKKGEKLAGKPLASDFYGIVLEGIKGGSTFGVLWNNFMKNYGGDIVDAAGKPNFDTPENVAALGMWAQLWKFAPPGIAEYSLVDVPTVMGNGIAAQTIAWSDFVLGVDKPGVSPFAGKFVYAPVPVKAGSTVRSAEAEPSVTVISAASKNAEPTFLFLEWLADKKQQDKLIELGQGGVPIRSSSWALPAIKDNPNKTLFAAMESTLEISSAKPKMPKYYELYDMLSSIAQEVGLGKISPADAAKKGQAEMLKLCTSCLL
- a CDS encoding ABC transporter ATP-binding protein, whose translation is MNARVKPASPAIATADAVGTGLTVRGVSKSFHTRVLTDMGIDVAPGELVALTGPSGAGKTTFCRILAGLERPDTGTLLLRGQDLAGKPAGLRGVAFLFESYALYPHLTVRQNALSPLQAPNRSTGQTDLVSANRRVDETLELLEIGQFDGRLPGALSGGQKQRAALARALVQTPALFLLDEPISHLDAKLRHKLRGELRRRLTAQPAPVIWSTPDGTEALSVADRIVVIDGGRVEQVGTSEDIWLRPASVQVARLFGDPPMNLIPGALRDSGVLYFQRRGMSLALPSPLAAAAALAGSENVTLGVRPNRLRLAAIETAGAISGEIYSNEPFGKHAIVTVDMGGLLVKVKATMATANGAGSVGKTVGIVFPDDAMTLFDGVTGATLAHPSNQTEL
- a CDS encoding ABC transporter ATP-binding protein, giving the protein MSSIVFAAVSKRYDNVDAVKSLDLSCGSGEMLALLGPSGCGKSTTLKMAAGIERVTSGEIYFGERPVSRLAPGERNIAMVFEDYALYPHMTVWENVAFPLKVRGISGQKAAERIGEVLQLLGLRQHADHDVKGLSGGAQQRVAIGRALVRDPEVILFDEPLSHLDADQKVQLRAEIKRLQKLRQVTSILVTHDQTEATAMADRIAVMSAGELQQVGTPQDLYERPANLFVANFIGEPPMNLLAAELTDDRLVGRGWSTVLDKRRVRQLAQHSDAAVTAGIRPEHIGLRPATEDVGAKGMVVYREPRGDADVLTIRLDGIADTVVAETAGPSSWRAGDSVRLRIDPDRVLVFDTGSGRNLAVAA